The sequence below is a genomic window from Bacteroidales bacterium MB20-C3-3.
GCACCGGTATCCATTAGTTTGATAGTGAGTTCCTCAATGGTTTCAAAGCATTTTTTATCCTCGCTCGACTCCATTGTTATTATGGGGTATGGGAAAAGATTTTCAAAAATTCCCTTAAGTCTCTCGTCGGACAATATAACAATCCGTCTCTCCGCAGGGATAAACCCCGGGATTTCACCAATTTTCTTGCAGTAATAACGGAGTGTCTCCTTCATTTCCATTTATACAAATCTACATAATTTTTCCCTTAAAAGTTGTGAATTCTAAATATGGAAAATTCTTCAACAGTATTGCCAAATTCAACATTGCTCACCAGTTGAGGTTTCCACTAATTTATAGCTTTGAAAGCAAAAATGCTAAGAAGGACTTTTTGTGCAACATGTCTTGGAGTGGATGCAATTACAGTTGTCGTTGAGGTTGATGTAACTGTAGGGATATCATTTCATCTTGTAGGTCTTCCGGACAGCGCTGTGAGGGAGAGCCAGCAGAGAATCGGGACAGCCCTCACCTCTGTGGGTGCCAGAATTCCGGGTAAAAAAATTATAGTGAATATGGCTCCTGCTGATTTAAAAAAGGAGGGATCTTCGTTTGATCTTGCAATAGCCGTAGGTATCCTTGCAGCTACCGGGCAGTACTCTTTCTGCAATCTCAATGAATTTATGATATTGGGGGAGTTGGCCCTTGACGGGTCGCTGAGACCTGTATCAGGAGCCCTTCCAATTGCGGAGCATGCAAAAAAGGAGGGTTTTAAGGGGTGTATCTTCCCGGGCTCTTCAGCCGGTGAAGCAGCAGAGATTGATGGGATAGATGTTTTTGGAGCTGATAATCTTAATGAAGTCATTTCAATTCTTTATGGTGAGGGTATTATCTTGCCTGTAAAACATGGAGATAGGGTAGTACGCCACTCTCTCTCTGCAGATATTCCGGATTTCTCAGAGATAAAGGGGCAGGCGGGGGCAAAAAGGGCATTGGAGATAGCTGCTGCAGGGTCTCATAATATTTTGCTAAGCGGACCTCCGGGTGCGGGCAAAACCTTTATGGCTAAGGCTCTTGCAGGGATCTTGCCAAAAATGACCAGAGAGGAGTCTGTAGAGACAAGCAAAATTTATAGTGTAGCCGGGAAGGGTGCATTAAAGGATGGTCTTATAACAGAGAGGCCATTCAGGTCTCCGCACCACTCGGCCTCAATATATGCAATAATTGGAGGGGGATTTAACTCACGGCCCGGAGAGATCTCTCTGGCTCATAATGGTGTCCTCTATCTGGATGAGATAGCTGAGTACCCCAGGGGCGTGCTTGAGGTACTCAGGCAGCCGATGGAGGAGAGGTGTGTCTCTATTTCAAGACTTAAGTATAAGATAACCTATCCGGCAAATTTCATGCTTGTTGCCTCTATGAATCCCTGCCCGTGCGGCTATTACGGACAGCCGGGAGACAAATGCAGCTGTACCCGGTTTCAGATTGAGAGATATTCGGCAAAACTGTCTGGCCCTCTTCTGGACAGGATTGATCTGTTGTGTGATGTAAATCCTGTCCCGGCAGAGCACCTGATCTCGGAGAGACTCTCTGAGGGTAGTCAGGCCATAAGAGAGAGAGTTGAGAGGGCAAGAGCAGTACAAAGCAAGAGATTTATGGGGAGAATATCTACCAACTCTCAGATGTCCGCCGGTGACCTCAGGCACTACTGCATGGTTGGCAGAAAAGAGGCCGATTTTCTATCGGGGGCAATTAGTAAGCTTGGACTTTCAGCAAGAGCCTACAGCAGAATTTTAAAA
It includes:
- a CDS encoding YifB family Mg chelatase-like AAA ATPase; translated protein: MKAKMLRRTFCATCLGVDAITVVVEVDVTVGISFHLVGLPDSAVRESQQRIGTALTSVGARIPGKKIIVNMAPADLKKEGSSFDLAIAVGILAATGQYSFCNLNEFMILGELALDGSLRPVSGALPIAEHAKKEGFKGCIFPGSSAGEAAEIDGIDVFGADNLNEVISILYGEGIILPVKHGDRVVRHSLSADIPDFSEIKGQAGAKRALEIAAAGSHNILLSGPPGAGKTFMAKALAGILPKMTREESVETSKIYSVAGKGALKDGLITERPFRSPHHSASIYAIIGGGFNSRPGEISLAHNGVLYLDEIAEYPRGVLEVLRQPMEERCVSISRLKYKITYPANFMLVASMNPCPCGYYGQPGDKCSCTRFQIERYSAKLSGPLLDRIDLLCDVNPVPAEHLISERLSEGSQAIRERVERARAVQSKRFMGRISTNSQMSAGDLRHYCMVGRKEADFLSGAISKLGLSARAYSRILKVARTIADMESAQNISVCHIAEAIQYRRVSNF